The DNA region CTCTTTGTCGACATGCCGGCGTCCGTGCGCGCGGCCATCGCGGCGAGTCCTCGTGTGGTGATCCCCGCCACGCGGGCGGAGCTCTATCAGCTCGCTCTCGGCCCCGAGGGCGGGCCAGTCTTCTCGGTCGACTACGAGGCCAATGGCGAGACGGTCACCGAGGCCACCGTGACGCGGTGTCGCAACGGCATCGCAGTCAACTACCCCGAGGACTACATGCGCAGGCGCGACCCTCGCTGCATGCTCATCGCGGACGAACGCCCCACGAACAAGGACCGCTACATCGACCGCTTCGGAGAGAGCTTCGACCGGGTCAAGCAAGAGACGCTCGATTGGCTTGCCACTCAGGAGCTCGTGGTCGTTCCCTTCAAGGCGGGAGGACTCACTTTCGGCTCGCCCTCGCTCGCGGTCATGCCGCTCAACTCGGCGTTCTTCGCGCTGACCCTCGTTGACCTCCAGGGCTGGGTCACGTTCGAGGAACTCGGCGAGTACACGCCGCGCTCGATCCTGTACGTCGCTCCCCCGTTCCGCCAGACGCACTACGAAGGCAAGCAGGTTGTCGTCCACGACCGCAGCGAGACCTTGCACGAGATTTTCGCCTACAACTTGTACCCGGGCCCGAGCGCCAAGAAGGGCGTGTTCTCCGTCCTGCTCGACATCGGCGAACAAGAGGGCTGGATCACCGCCCACGCCTCGAGCGTCCGCGTCACCACGCCATACGACAACGAGACGATCGTCATGCACGAGGGCGCCTCCGGCGGAGGAAAGTCCGAGATGTGCCAGGACCTGCGACGCGAGGATGACGGCCGCATCCTGCTGGGGATGAATGTCATCACACGCGAGCCGTACTACATCACGCTCAGCGAGACCTGTGAGCTCAGCCCGGTCACCGACGACATGACCCTGTGCCACCCAGCGGTACAGACCGGGGACGGCCGCATGGTTGTGGCCGATGCCGAGGACGGCTGGTTCGTGCGGGTCGACAACCTCCGTCAGTACGGCGAGGACGTTCACTTCGAGCGCGCGGTGATCCACCCCAAGGAGCCGCTCGTGTTCTTCAACATGGACGGCGCCCCGGATGCCACGGTGCTGCCGTGGGAGCACACGCTCGACTCCAACGGAAAGCCGTGCCCCAACCCGCGCGTGGTGATCCCCCGCTCGAACATCGACAACATCATCAACACTCCAGAGTCGGTCGATGTGCGCACCTTTGGAGTACGCATGCCGGCGTGCACGAGCGACAAGCCCACGTACGGCATCATGGGCATGACCCACTTCGTGCCGCCGTCGATCGCCTGGTTGTGGCGCCTCATCGCGCCGCGCGGAGACAAGAACCCCTCGATCGGAGAGGCCGCCGACGCCGTCGAAAGGCTCGAGCACGGCGGCATGGTCGCAGAGGGCGTCGGCTCGTATTGGCCCTTCTCGACCGGAACCAAGGTCGATGCCGCGAACCTGCTGCTCCGCCAGATCATGGCCTACCCACGCACGCGCTACGTGCTCACGCCCAATCAGCACATCGGCGCCTACAAGGTGGGATTCTCTGCCGAGTGGCTGACGCGCGAGTGGCTCGCCCGTAAGGGTGGCGGCCGCATGCGCGCCAACCAGCTCGAGCCCGCCCGTTGCGCCCTCTTCGGCTACACGCCCACCGAGATCACGCTCGACGGCCAGCCGGTGCGCCGCACACTCCTGACACCAGAATTGCAGTCCGGAGTGGGCGTGACCGCTTACGACGCGGGTGCGGCGATTCTCGCGGGGTTCTTCAAGGCGGAGCTGCAGCAGTTCCTCACCGACGACATAGACCCGTTGGGCCGCCAGATCATCGAACTTTGCATGTCCGATGGGACGATCGAGGACTACGAGACCCTCACTCCGATGTTCCTGTAGCGTCGCGCGCCCATGGTGCCCGCCTACACTTGCGCCATGGCCGTCACCGACTTGAGCCAAGCAACCCAGGACTACCTCAAGTGCGTCTGGACGCTCCAAGAGTGGTCGGAGGGCGCGGTGTCGATGACGGCGCTCGCCGAACGCCTGGGAGTGCGCACCTCGACCGCATCGGACGGAATCAAGAAGCTCGTCGAGCAGGGCCTCGTCGAGCACATCGCGTACGGTGGCATCACCCTCACGCACGCGGGTCGCGCGCACGCCATCGCCATGGTCAGGCGCCATCGCCTGCTCGAGACGTACCTGGTAAGCGCCTTGGGTTACGGCTGGGACGAGGTCCATGACGAGGCGGAGGTCCTTGAGCACGCGGTGTCTGATCGCATGCTGGACGCGATTGACACGCTTCTGGGTCACCCCACGCGAGACCCGCATGGCGACCCCATCCCATCAGCGGGCGGAGATGCCCACCTGCCCGATGCGGTCACGCTCGCGCAGGCGGCGCCGGGAATGGCCACCGTGGTACGCGTCTCCGATGCGGATCCCGAAAGGCTGCGGCGCTTCGCTCAGGCGGGAATTGTGCCGGACGTGCCGGTTGAGGTCGCGCATGCCGGAGAAGCGCGCGTGGGTGAGACGACGATCGCGTTGAAGTCTGACGACGCGGCGGCCGTGTGGGTCACCACAGCCCAGCAAAGGTAATGCCCAGGAGCGCCACATTGAGCGCCAGGATCAGGCCCACCACCAGCCACGAGACGGAACGCAGCACCACTGCCGTGGCGTGCCCTCCCATGACTTCGCGAGAGGACGTGAGCCTCACGAGCGGGATGAGGGCAAACGGGATTCCGAGGCTCAATACCACCTGACTGATCACGAGCGCTTGCGTGGGATTGGTACCGATACTGAGCACGATGAGCGCGGGCACCAGGGTGACGAGGCGCCGCACCAGCAAAGGAATGCGTCGCTTGATGAGCCCCCCCATCACCATCGCGCCCGCGTATGCTCCCACCGACGTGGAGGCAAGCCCCGACGCCAAGAGGCCGATGGCGAAGATGACGCCGATCGCCGGACCGAGTGCGACGACGATCGCGTGGTGCGCGCCCGCGATGGTGTCGGTCCCCGCAACTCCCCGCAGAGAGCCCGCGGCGAGCAACAGCATGGCGATGTTCACCGAACCAGCGATCACGAGCGACCACATCACATCGATCTTCGTGGCACGCAGCAAACGGGGAAGGCGGGCAAGGTGCGCGATCGCGGCTTCCGCATCCGCTTCGGCCGCTACTCCCGGACCCTTGAAATCGTCCGGTCGTCGATTCTCCGTGCCGAAGGATGGCAAGTGACGGTCACGCGCCAACGCAGAGTGCAGGTAGATGGCATGCGGCATCACGGTGGCACCCAGCATCGATGCCGCGAGCACCACGGTGCCGGAACCCGCGAATTGCGGCAGTAGTCCGCCCGCGGCGCCAACCCAATCGACGGGGCTCACGAACAATCCCGCGAGAAAGCCGAATGCGATGACTGCGAGGAGCCCCATGATGACGAATTCAAAGGGCTGCTGCCCCCGTCGCGATTGGACGGAAAGAAGCACCATCGAGACTGCGCCGGTGATGACGCCGCCCCACACGAGAGGGAGATGAAACAGCAGGCCGAGGGCGATCGCTCCGCCCACGACCTCTGCCACATCCGTCGCCGCCGCTACCACCTCGGCCTGTAGCCAGAAGGAGAGCCGCTTCCCGCGCCCCATGCGCACGGCCAGCAGTTCGGGAAGCGACCGCCCGGTCACCAGACCGAGCTTGGCGCTCAGATATTGGACGAGCACGGCCATGGCGTTTGAAGCCACCAGCACCCACACAAGCAGGTAGCCGTACTGCGCGCCGGCCGTGAGATTTGCGGCGACGTTGCCGGGGTCTACGTAGGCGATCGACGCCACAAAGGCGGGGCCAAGCAGGCGCCACAGGCCACGCTCAGGGTGGGTCTTCGCCCGCTGAAACACCGGCGCCATCGCAATGTTCGGCACACCGAACAATCTAGCACCGGCGGGCGTCGCGCCCTTGTGACGGGCGCGACGTGCCGGTAGCTAGTTAGCGCGAACGACGGTTGGACGTGCCGCTCGACGAGAACGATGCGGCACTCGCGTAGCCGTTGCCCGTGCGACCGTTCCTCGGTGAAGCAGAGCGCGGTGCACTGGAGCGCGGTGCACTGGAGCGCGGTGCACTGGAATGCTGTCCGTGCTCACCCTCGGGACGCGAGTGGCGTTCCTGACCGGCGCGGCCCTGGCCGCGGCGTTGGCCCTGGCCCTGACCCTGACGCGGCCCGGCGCCCCGACGCGGACCCGGGTTGCTCGTACGAATGGCGACCTCGGCCGGACGCACGTATGCGGCAACCTCGCCAACGAGAGACTTCACTTGAGACGAGTCCGCGCTCACGGCCTGCGGACGCACCTGGATGTTTGCCCTCTTCATGAGCTGCTCGGTTTCGCGACGCTGCTCGGGAAGTACCACGGTGACCACGTCGCCGGCGGAGCCTGCGCGGGCCGTACGGCCCGAACGGTGCAGGTACGCCTTGTGCTCGGCCGGCGGGTCAACGTGGACAACGAGCTCGACGTTGTCGACGTGCACGCCACGGGCGGCAACGTCGGTGGCAACGAGCACACGGTGCGAGTCGCCCTGGAAGAGCGCGAGGTTGCGGTCCCGCTGGCCCTGAGAGAGGTTGCCGTGCAGGTCAACAGACGGGATTCCCGCCTCATTGAGTTGCTTGGCAAGCTTCTTGGCCTGGTGCTTGGTGCGC from Demequina lutea includes:
- a CDS encoding DUF4914 family protein codes for the protein MSTTAESAVPLFVDMPASVRAAIAASPRVVIPATRAELYQLALGPEGGPVFSVDYEANGETVTEATVTRCRNGIAVNYPEDYMRRRDPRCMLIADERPTNKDRYIDRFGESFDRVKQETLDWLATQELVVVPFKAGGLTFGSPSLAVMPLNSAFFALTLVDLQGWVTFEELGEYTPRSILYVAPPFRQTHYEGKQVVVHDRSETLHEIFAYNLYPGPSAKKGVFSVLLDIGEQEGWITAHASSVRVTTPYDNETIVMHEGASGGGKSEMCQDLRREDDGRILLGMNVITREPYYITLSETCELSPVTDDMTLCHPAVQTGDGRMVVADAEDGWFVRVDNLRQYGEDVHFERAVIHPKEPLVFFNMDGAPDATVLPWEHTLDSNGKPCPNPRVVIPRSNIDNIINTPESVDVRTFGVRMPACTSDKPTYGIMGMTHFVPPSIAWLWRLIAPRGDKNPSIGEAADAVERLEHGGMVAEGVGSYWPFSTGTKVDAANLLLRQIMAYPRTRYVLTPNQHIGAYKVGFSAEWLTREWLARKGGGRMRANQLEPARCALFGYTPTEITLDGQPVRRTLLTPELQSGVGVTAYDAGAAILAGFFKAELQQFLTDDIDPLGRQIIELCMSDGTIEDYETLTPMFL
- a CDS encoding Nramp family divalent metal transporter, which produces MAPVFQRAKTHPERGLWRLLGPAFVASIAYVDPGNVAANLTAGAQYGYLLVWVLVASNAMAVLVQYLSAKLGLVTGRSLPELLAVRMGRGKRLSFWLQAEVVAAATDVAEVVGGAIALGLLFHLPLVWGGVITGAVSMVLLSVQSRRGQQPFEFVIMGLLAVIAFGFLAGLFVSPVDWVGAAGGLLPQFAGSGTVVLAASMLGATVMPHAIYLHSALARDRHLPSFGTENRRPDDFKGPGVAAEADAEAAIAHLARLPRLLRATKIDVMWSLVIAGSVNIAMLLLAAGSLRGVAGTDTIAGAHHAIVVALGPAIGVIFAIGLLASGLASTSVGAYAGAMVMGGLIKRRIPLLVRRLVTLVPALIVLSIGTNPTQALVISQVVLSLGIPFALIPLVRLTSSREVMGGHATAVVLRSVSWLVVGLILALNVALLGITFAGLW
- a CDS encoding metal-dependent transcriptional regulator; translation: MAVTDLSQATQDYLKCVWTLQEWSEGAVSMTALAERLGVRTSTASDGIKKLVEQGLVEHIAYGGITLTHAGRAHAIAMVRRHRLLETYLVSALGYGWDEVHDEAEVLEHAVSDRMLDAIDTLLGHPTRDPHGDPIPSAGGDAHLPDAVTLAQAAPGMATVVRVSDADPERLRRFAQAGIVPDVPVEVAHAGEARVGETTIALKSDDAAAVWVTTAQQR